AATTTGTTGCGGTTTGCAAAATAATATTCTGTATTTTTATCGGACAATAGTGAAACAAAACTAAGTATTTTTTGTCATCGATATATAAATAATGATATTTAGCATGAGATTCAGCACTTATTTATATCGTTAATAATTGATTCTAATTCAATTTAGTTTTGCTAAGAAATAATTTAAGTGGTACAAGGTGTAAATTCGTTTCTTTGCTGAAATATTGGTATACAATGAAAGGTCAAAACCGGAGCGACATCAAAGCAGGAATGGAAGTAAGCATCGTTATGAAAGAAGATCAGCGGACAGGAGAGCTTACCGAAGGCATTGTCCGGGATACCCTTACGAAAAGCCCTTTTCATCCTCACGGTATAAAAGTTCGGTTGGAAACCGGAGAAGTGGGACGTGTAAAAAATATCATTTCAGAAGACATATAATCTCATGAAAGGCGCATCACTCAAGGAACTTAAAGCAGAACTGTCGACACTGCATCAGGCAGAACTGTTCCAACTTTGCATGCGCCTTGCCAAGTATAAAAAAGAAAACAAAGAGCTGCTCACCTATCTGCTGTTTGAGTCTGCTGATGAAAATGCCTATATAGGGAAAGTTAAAACCCTTATCAGTGATGGATTTGAAGGAATCAATAAGACCAATTTATATCTGGTAAAAAAAATGGTTCGCAAAATTCTGCGCACTACGAATAAATTTATCAAATATTCAGGCTCCGGACAAACTGAAGTGGAGCTGTTGATATTTTTCTGTAAACAGCTGAGAGCTGCCGGAGTTCCGCTACAGGTTAATACAGCACTCGGCAATCTTTATCTGGCGCAGATTCAAAAAATCAGGAAGACGCTGTTAACCCTGCACGAAGATTTGCAATATGACTATACTCAGGAAATGAAACCACTGTTGTGAAATGGCGTTTGCGCTTACTTTTCACGCATGACGGTTAAAAATAGTTGCTCCACTTTTTCGCGCGCCCAGGGTGTTTTGCGCAGAAAAGCAAGACTTGATTTTACGCTGGGATTACTTTTAAAGCAATTAATATTGATGCGGCGGCCCATTTCTTCCCATCCCAAATGGTCAACCAGCTGAATGATTATTGCCTCCAGTGTTATTCCATGCAGTGGATTATTCGGCTGATTCATGATTACATTTGCTTCTAACGCGGTCGGTTTTTAATCCGTTTGCCTGTTTTCGTGAATTTAGGATTCCGTTTCCAGGCACATCCCAGATTCACCTTCATATTCTTCCCCTTTTTCTCGTGGAATGCACCTTGCGAATCTTTTATCGATGGCTCTTTACGGTAATTCTTATCAAATTTGGGCGCAATGCGCTCTTCCTCATAATATACATCAGAAATAACGATGCCTTCAGGTAATGCCTCCATGGGAATGGCCATGTTCATCATCTGCTCAATATTTTCCTGATACTCCCGTTCTGTCTGGTTAATAAATGATATCGCGATACCGTCTTTGTCTGCTCTTCCGGTACGTCCGAGCCGGTGAATATAATCGCCGGGAACATCGGGCATATCAAAATTAATAACGTGGGAAACGTCCATAATATCCATACCGCGTGCAATAATATCGGTAGCGATCAGCAGACGTTTGGTGCCCTGCTGCAATTGCTTTATGGCGTCAAGTCTGTTGTTGTGCGATTTATTGGAATGTATTACACTTACCTGACCGGGAAACAAAAGTTCTGCCTGCTCGAACAAACGGTCGGCCAGTTTTTTGGTTGCGGTAAACACCAAAACTTTGGTCATGTCCGGATCTGCATCAAGCAACATTTTCAGCAGGTTTACCTTGGTATTGAAATTGGGAACGTGAAATGCCCGCTGTACAATCTTTTCAATGGGTGTGCCGTGTGCAGTAATCTCAATTTTAACGGGTGCCGGCATTGAATTGGCGATGAGAGCCTCCACGTCAGGGTTGAGTGTGGCTGAAAACATCAGGTTCTGTCTTCTTACGGGCAATAATTCAAGCAGGTTTGTAAGCTGGGTGCGAAAACCGAGTCCCAGCATTTCATCCACTTCGTCGATAACCAGTTTTTGAATACTTTTCAGCTGCAGCACTCCCGACAGGGCCAAATCGAGCAGGCGGCCGGGTGTAGCAACAATAACATCCAGTCCGTTGTAAACTACTTTTTTCTGCATGTTGATGTTTGCACCTCCGTATACACCGGCAAAGCGAAAATGGGTGTACTTCAGCAATTTTTCCACTTCACCGACAATCTGTATAACCAGTTCGCGTGTTGGAGCCAGAATCAGAATGCGCGGGTCTTTTTGTTCGGAAAACGTCAACTGCCTGAGCAGCGGAAGCAGATAAGCAAATGTTTTACCTGTTCCGGTTTGTGCAATCCCCACAACATTCCTTCCCGACATAATTATCGGAAAAGCCTTTTGCTGTATGGGCGTAGGATCAACATAATCAAGGTCGGCCAGAGCATTGAGCAATGGACCGTTCAAATTTAATTCACTGAATGTCAAAATAATAATCTGTTGATGAACCGCAAAAGTACGCAGAAATGACGGGATTTAGTGGGAAAATGTGCTTTTTTGGTCCGCGCTGCAAACGCCCGCCGTTTTCATACTCAGGGATAGCCGTTTTATTCTATGAGAGACCCGTTTCATACTCAGGGCTACCTTTTTCTCACTCAGGG
Above is a window of Bacteroidota bacterium DNA encoding:
- a CDS encoding DEAD/DEAH box helicase, translating into MTFSELNLNGPLLNALADLDYVDPTPIQQKAFPIIMSGRNVVGIAQTGTGKTFAYLLPLLRQLTFSEQKDPRILILAPTRELVIQIVGEVEKLLKYTHFRFAGVYGGANINMQKKVVYNGLDVIVATPGRLLDLALSGVLQLKSIQKLVIDEVDEMLGLGFRTQLTNLLELLPVRRQNLMFSATLNPDVEALIANSMPAPVKIEITAHGTPIEKIVQRAFHVPNFNTKVNLLKMLLDADPDMTKVLVFTATKKLADRLFEQAELLFPGQVSVIHSNKSHNNRLDAIKQLQQGTKRLLIATDIIARGMDIMDVSHVINFDMPDVPGDYIHRLGRTGRADKDGIAISFINQTEREYQENIEQMMNMAIPMEALPEGIVISDVYYEEERIAPKFDKNYRKEPSIKDSQGAFHEKKGKNMKVNLGCAWKRNPKFTKTGKRIKNRPR
- a CDS encoding VF530 family protein; translated protein: MNQPNNPLHGITLEAIIIQLVDHLGWEEMGRRININCFKSNPSVKSSLAFLRKTPWAREKVEQLFLTVMREK
- a CDS encoding YwbE family protein; translation: MKGQNRSDIKAGMEVSIVMKEDQRTGELTEGIVRDTLTKSPFHPHGIKVRLETGEVGRVKNIISEDI